From one Bradyrhizobium sp. Ash2021 genomic stretch:
- a CDS encoding MFS transporter, giving the protein MFEILDRRTSLTGNQIKILAAAIIGDALEFFDYFLIGFVLAFLIGPWKLTFGQSATVLMSSGIGAIIGAYLWGWLADRVGRRVVFIGTVLNFSIATGLLYFTPDNGWIYLTIMRFFVGTGVGGLYCVDLPLVQEFMPSSKRGWVGGLVTCVIPLGVGLGAVMGGFMGSDQWRLLFAIGVLPALLVLLVRLWVPESPRWLCRQGRYEEARKSLAWALQMEPSTLPLPTAADAGPIVKSNWLDLFKYPRSLLVSWLGNAGAQTGVYGITLWAPSLFVLLLKVTPQEAAKMMILLSVSGFIGRLSFSYFSEALGRRTAGGLLGLGAGVLTIVAGYHYDATMFGLSAFWLILAVAFFFADGGFAIVGPYAAEVWPSHLRTSGMGSAYGFGGIGKIIGPVGLALIVGSNNYLKPDVPLTQIPTAFVYLGCWFLMAGAVYYFLGIETRGKSIEQIDKDLADGLDLSTATVRQA; this is encoded by the coding sequence ATGTTCGAGATACTCGATCGCCGGACGAGTCTGACCGGCAACCAGATCAAGATCCTCGCCGCCGCCATCATCGGCGACGCGCTCGAATTCTTCGACTACTTCCTGATCGGCTTCGTGCTCGCCTTCCTGATCGGGCCGTGGAAGCTCACCTTCGGTCAGTCGGCGACGGTGCTGATGAGTTCCGGAATCGGCGCCATCATCGGCGCCTATCTCTGGGGTTGGCTTGCCGATCGCGTCGGCCGCCGCGTGGTGTTCATTGGCACCGTCTTGAACTTCTCGATTGCGACGGGCCTGCTCTATTTCACACCCGATAATGGCTGGATCTATCTGACGATCATGCGTTTCTTCGTCGGCACCGGGGTCGGCGGGCTGTATTGCGTGGACCTGCCGCTGGTGCAGGAATTCATGCCCTCTTCCAAGCGCGGCTGGGTCGGAGGGCTGGTGACGTGCGTCATCCCGCTGGGTGTCGGTCTTGGCGCCGTGATGGGCGGTTTCATGGGAAGCGACCAGTGGCGGCTGCTGTTTGCCATCGGCGTGCTCCCGGCGTTGCTGGTCCTGCTGGTCCGCCTCTGGGTTCCGGAATCGCCGCGCTGGCTGTGCCGCCAGGGCCGCTACGAAGAAGCCCGCAAGTCGCTCGCCTGGGCGCTCCAGATGGAACCATCTACCCTGCCGCTGCCGACCGCCGCTGACGCCGGCCCGATCGTTAAGTCGAACTGGCTTGACCTGTTCAAATATCCGCGGAGCCTGCTGGTCTCCTGGCTCGGCAATGCCGGCGCCCAGACCGGCGTCTACGGCATCACACTCTGGGCGCCGTCGCTGTTCGTGCTGCTGTTGAAGGTGACGCCCCAGGAAGCCGCCAAGATGATGATCCTGCTCAGCGTGAGCGGCTTCATCGGCCGTCTCTCCTTCTCCTACTTCTCGGAGGCGTTGGGACGGCGCACCGCCGGCGGGCTGCTCGGCCTCGGTGCCGGGGTGCTGACCATCGTCGCCGGCTACCATTACGATGCGACGATGTTTGGCCTGTCGGCGTTCTGGCTGATCCTAGCCGTGGCCTTCTTCTTCGCCGATGGCGGCTTTGCCATCGTCGGGCCCTATGCGGCCGAGGTCTGGCCGTCGCATCTGAGAACCAGCGGCATGGGCTCGGCCTATGGCTTCGGCGGTATCGGCAAGATCATCGGACCGGTCGGCCTCGCGTTGATCGTGGGTTCCAACAATTATCTCAAGCCCGACGTGCCGCTGACCCAAATCCCGACCGCCTTCGTCTATCTCGGCTGCTGGTTCCTGATGGCCGGCGCCGTGTATTATTTCCTCGGCATCGAGACCAGGGGCAAGTCGATCGAACAGATCGACAAGGATCTGGCTGACGGGCTTGATTTGTCGACGGCCACCGTGCGGCAGGCATAG
- a CDS encoding PilZ domain-containing protein — translation MEEKRKHPRTEIDEPAYVSSGGSVMRCVVRNISVEGAAIDVANPAFVPQCFRLVMAKDSSIVRECRIAWIQKNRIGLTFIDVPKAPQST, via the coding sequence ATGGAAGAGAAACGAAAGCATCCGCGAACCGAAATCGACGAACCCGCCTATGTCTCGTCGGGCGGTTCCGTGATGCGTTGCGTCGTGCGCAACATTTCGGTCGAGGGGGCGGCGATTGACGTCGCGAATCCGGCTTTTGTTCCGCAGTGCTTTCGCCTCGTGATGGCGAAGGACTCCTCGATCGTCCGTGAATGCCGCATCGCCTGGATCCAGAAAAACCGGATCGGCCTGACCTTCATCGACGTCCCGAAAGCACCGCAATCGACCTGA
- a CDS encoding tripartite tricarboxylate transporter substrate-binding protein: MAAILRISCAAVLLLCGVPPASAQSYPNRPVRVVVGFPAGGPTDAIARMVSQKLSDALGQQFFVENVGGAGGNTAAGQVARATPDGYTIMAISTGFMVNPSLYARVPYDAVKDFAPVTLVAASPNVVVVNPLVPAKSLPELVQLIRDNPGKYSFAGPGVGSTPHLGGELFRLAFNLDLVHVPFTGAAPAVQATVGGHTPIAFTALPSSLSAIQSGQLRALGVAANERAGGIPGVPTFAEQGIRDQEADTLTGIVAPAGTPKEIVDLLYREIAKAVGQPDLTERLAVLGFKAVADTPDEFAARIKLEMEKWGKVVHDAKLRIE, encoded by the coding sequence ATGGCGGCCATTTTGCGAATATCGTGCGCAGCCGTGTTGTTGTTGTGCGGTGTCCCGCCAGCCTCGGCGCAAAGCTATCCAAACCGGCCGGTGCGCGTGGTGGTCGGATTTCCGGCCGGCGGGCCGACCGACGCCATCGCGCGCATGGTGTCACAGAAACTCTCCGATGCGCTCGGCCAGCAGTTCTTTGTGGAGAATGTCGGCGGCGCGGGCGGAAACACCGCGGCCGGCCAGGTCGCGCGCGCGACCCCGGATGGTTACACCATCATGGCGATCAGCACCGGATTCATGGTCAATCCCAGCCTCTACGCCAGGGTGCCGTACGATGCGGTGAAGGATTTTGCCCCGGTGACGCTGGTCGCAGCGTCTCCGAATGTGGTCGTGGTCAACCCGTTGGTGCCGGCCAAATCGCTGCCGGAACTGGTGCAGCTTATTCGAGACAATCCCGGCAAATACAGCTTTGCGGGTCCTGGCGTCGGCTCGACGCCACATCTCGGCGGCGAATTGTTTCGGCTGGCGTTCAATCTCGACCTGGTGCATGTGCCGTTTACAGGTGCTGCTCCGGCGGTCCAGGCTACGGTCGGCGGGCATACGCCGATCGCCTTCACCGCACTGCCGTCCTCGCTCTCGGCGATCCAGTCCGGGCAACTCCGCGCGCTCGGTGTTGCGGCAAACGAACGCGCGGGCGGAATACCCGGCGTGCCGACCTTCGCCGAACAGGGCATCAGGGATCAGGAAGCCGACACCCTCACCGGTATCGTCGCGCCGGCGGGGACCCCGAAGGAGATCGTTGACCTGCTTTATCGCGAGATCGCCAAGGCTGTCGGGCAGCCGGACCTGACCGAGCGCCTCGCCGTGCTCGGCTTCAAGGCGGTGGCGGACACACCGGATGAATTCGCCGCACGGATCAAGCTGGAAATGGAGAAGTGGGGCAAGGTCGTGCACGATGCGAAGCTGAGGATCGAGTAA
- a CDS encoding DsbA family protein, translating into MLCRVLAVTFFALAPPLTGAAMAQSAIAAAVAKPVSLPDIAIGSPKAPITITEYASMSCPHCAAFGENVFPMLRTKYIDTGKVRFVFREFPLDIKAAAASMLARCIAKDDSEKYLGAVDILFKQQDRLMDQTKDTLNFIGKLNGMSEQEVETCEKDQALLDKLAADQRYAVDALKVDSTPTFFVNGERLKGSMSFEELEERIKPLLKK; encoded by the coding sequence ATTCTCTGCCGCGTCCTCGCCGTCACATTCTTCGCCCTCGCCCCGCCGCTTACCGGTGCAGCGATGGCGCAAAGCGCGATCGCCGCCGCTGTGGCAAAGCCGGTGTCGCTGCCGGATATCGCGATCGGCTCGCCGAAGGCGCCGATCACCATCACCGAATACGCCTCGATGAGCTGCCCGCATTGCGCGGCGTTCGGCGAGAACGTGTTCCCGATGCTGCGGACGAAATATATCGACACCGGCAAGGTGCGGTTCGTGTTCCGTGAATTTCCACTCGACATCAAGGCCGCGGCGGCCTCGATGCTGGCGCGCTGCATCGCCAAGGACGATTCCGAAAAATACCTCGGTGCCGTCGATATCCTGTTCAAGCAGCAGGACCGCTTGATGGATCAGACCAAGGACACGCTGAATTTCATCGGCAAGCTGAACGGGATGAGCGAACAGGAGGTCGAGACCTGCGAGAAGGATCAGGCGCTGCTCGACAAGCTCGCCGCCGACCAGAGATATGCGGTGGATGCCTTGAAGGTGGATTCGACACCGACCTTCTTCGTCAATGGCGAGCGGCTCAAGGGCAGCATGTCGTTCGAGGAACTGGAAGAGCGGATCAAACCGCTGTTGAAGAAATAA
- a CDS encoding sorbosone dehydrogenase family protein: MTATRQTCAAAAALASILSTIGPSNAQPVTLRGQDAFGDWLRDKPGTVRLIKPEDLPKPGATRSAANVSRVVARPASTKPQVPPGFKVELFADGLSGPRIIRTAPNGDLFVAETRAGRIRILRTAEGAPKPQISEVYASGLSHPFGISFFPDGDDPHWVYVANTDSVVRFPYRSGDLTASGKPETVVARLPRGGHSTRDIAFTPDGTRMLVSVGSEGNDGEGMGRPPGGLDTWSRAHALGAAWGAETDRAAVLAFDPDGKNQKIFATGIRNCVGLAIQPQTGTPWCSTNERDGFGENLVPDYVTRVRENAFYGWPWFYIGGNEDPRHAGKRPDLKDKVTIPDVLLQAHSASLGLTFYSGSSFPEEYRGDAFAAEHGSWNRAKRTGYKVVRIRLKEGVPTGEYEDFVTGFVINDSEVWGRPVGIAVAHDGALLVSEDGNGTIWRVSH; the protein is encoded by the coding sequence ATGACCGCAACACGACAAACCTGTGCAGCCGCCGCGGCGTTGGCATCAATACTTTCCACGATTGGTCCGTCGAATGCCCAGCCGGTTACACTGCGGGGGCAGGACGCCTTCGGCGACTGGCTGCGCGACAAACCCGGCACCGTTCGTCTGATCAAACCGGAAGACCTGCCGAAGCCGGGCGCAACGCGTTCGGCCGCCAACGTGTCCCGCGTCGTGGCCAGGCCAGCCTCGACCAAGCCGCAAGTTCCGCCCGGATTCAAAGTGGAACTGTTCGCCGATGGGCTGAGCGGTCCACGCATCATCCGTACCGCGCCGAACGGCGACCTGTTTGTCGCTGAAACGCGGGCGGGCCGCATCCGTATTTTGCGCACGGCGGAGGGCGCTCCGAAACCTCAGATCAGCGAAGTCTATGCCAGCGGCCTCAGTCACCCCTTCGGAATCTCGTTCTTCCCTGATGGCGACGATCCGCACTGGGTGTATGTCGCCAATACCGACAGCGTCGTTCGATTTCCCTACCGGTCCGGCGATTTGACGGCATCCGGCAAACCCGAAACGGTAGTGGCCAGGCTGCCGAGAGGCGGCCATTCGACACGTGATATCGCCTTCACGCCGGACGGCACACGCATGCTGGTTTCGGTCGGCTCGGAAGGCAATGACGGCGAAGGCATGGGCCGGCCCCCGGGCGGCCTCGATACCTGGAGCCGCGCGCATGCGCTTGGCGCAGCCTGGGGCGCCGAGACCGATCGCGCGGCGGTGCTGGCTTTCGATCCCGACGGCAAGAACCAGAAGATATTTGCCACCGGCATCCGTAACTGCGTGGGCCTGGCGATCCAGCCGCAGACCGGCACGCCGTGGTGCTCGACCAACGAGCGCGACGGGTTCGGCGAAAACCTTGTGCCGGACTATGTGACCCGGGTTCGCGAAAATGCCTTTTATGGATGGCCGTGGTTCTACATCGGCGGCAACGAAGACCCAAGGCACGCCGGGAAGCGCCCCGACTTGAAGGACAAGGTCACGATCCCCGACGTCCTGCTGCAGGCCCACTCCGCGTCGCTCGGCTTGACTTTCTATAGCGGGAGCAGCTTTCCCGAGGAGTATCGTGGCGACGCCTTCGCAGCCGAGCACGGATCGTGGAACCGGGCCAAACGAACCGGCTACAAGGTCGTTCGTATTAGGCTGAAGGAGGGCGTCCCGACCGGCGAGTACGAAGATTTCGTCACCGGCTTCGTCATCAATGATTCCGAGGTATGGGGTCGTCCCGTCGGCATTGCGGTGGCGCATGACGGCGCACTGCTTGTCTCGGAAGACGGCAACGGAACGATCTGGCGGGTCAGCCACTGA
- a CDS encoding ABC transporter permease, producing the protein MSKAKALLPLVGVAILLAIWTIVTWLKLVDPVLLPSPLATFRTLWEGMVNGKLGVDFLKTVMRTIYSTAIAAVIAIPLGILLGSSEKLYRSVEFLIDFFRSTPASAMFPLFLVLFGVGDRTKISVAAFGAALVILFNVAYGVMNARKTRLLAAKVMGASRLRVLFDVMLKESLPQTFVGLRNGVSLALVIIVVAEMFIGSTDGLGQRVFEAQQLFDMPGMYAAIFAAGALGHTLNLLFLVIERRFVHWAGR; encoded by the coding sequence ATGAGCAAAGCCAAGGCCCTGCTGCCGCTGGTCGGCGTCGCCATCCTTCTGGCGATCTGGACAATCGTGACCTGGCTGAAGCTGGTCGATCCGGTGTTGCTGCCGTCGCCGCTGGCGACGTTCCGGACGTTGTGGGAGGGCATGGTCAACGGCAAGCTCGGTGTCGACTTCCTCAAGACGGTGATGCGAACGATCTACTCGACCGCGATCGCCGCCGTGATCGCGATCCCGCTCGGGATCCTGCTCGGCTCATCGGAAAAACTCTATCGCTCGGTGGAGTTTCTGATCGATTTCTTCCGTTCGACGCCGGCGTCCGCGATGTTTCCGCTGTTCCTGGTGCTGTTCGGCGTCGGCGACCGGACCAAGATTTCAGTTGCCGCGTTCGGCGCCGCTTTGGTGATCCTGTTCAACGTCGCCTATGGCGTCATGAACGCGCGAAAGACGCGGCTGCTCGCCGCCAAAGTGATGGGCGCTTCCAGGCTGCGCGTGCTGTTTGACGTGATGCTGAAGGAATCGCTGCCACAGACCTTCGTCGGCCTGCGCAACGGCGTCTCGCTGGCGCTGGTCATCATCGTCGTGGCGGAGATGTTCATCGGCTCGACCGACGGGCTCGGCCAGCGCGTGTTCGAAGCCCAGCAGCTGTTCGATATGCCCGGCATGTATGCCGCGATCTTCGCGGCCGGGGCGCTTGGCCATACGCTCAATTTATTGTTTCTGGTGATTGAACGCCGTTTTGTGCACTGGGCCGGGCGATAA
- a CDS encoding ATP-binding cassette domain-containing protein has translation MANPALSVATGPASVPDESRRTAPHVTIRGLSKHYADATIYDRFDFDIPRGKLISVFGPNGCGKSTLINMIAGLVPADAGEVLFDGRPLSGIRFGYVFQNYREALFPWLRAFDNIAYPLKLMGIPTPERNQRVERLISHLGVKIDLALYPYQLSGGQQQLVSIMRALIIEPEILFLDEPFSALDYEMTLFMRDQLQRVFIETKTTTVLVSHDLEEAVYLSDYVLLLSRHPARVVEFVPYDAPRPRTDRTMSEAGFIATKAHCLKLFQREVHRG, from the coding sequence GTGGCAAACCCTGCCCTGAGTGTCGCGACCGGTCCGGCCAGCGTCCCCGACGAGTCCCGTCGGACCGCGCCGCACGTCACCATCCGCGGGCTATCCAAGCACTACGCCGACGCCACGATCTACGATCGTTTCGACTTCGACATTCCCCGCGGCAAGCTGATTTCGGTGTTCGGCCCGAACGGCTGCGGCAAGAGCACCCTCATCAACATGATCGCGGGCCTTGTCCCGGCTGACGCAGGCGAAGTGCTGTTCGACGGCCGCCCCTTGAGCGGCATCCGGTTCGGCTATGTGTTCCAGAACTATCGCGAGGCCTTGTTCCCCTGGCTGCGCGCGTTCGACAACATCGCCTATCCCTTGAAGCTGATGGGCATCCCGACACCCGAGCGCAACCAACGCGTCGAACGGCTGATTTCCCATCTCGGCGTCAAGATCGACCTCGCGCTGTACCCCTATCAGCTCTCCGGAGGCCAGCAGCAGCTGGTCTCGATCATGCGGGCACTGATCATCGAGCCGGAAATCCTGTTTCTCGACGAGCCGTTTTCCGCGCTCGACTACGAGATGACCCTGTTCATGCGCGACCAGCTGCAGCGCGTTTTCATCGAGACCAAAACGACCACGGTGCTGGTGTCGCATGATCTCGAGGAAGCGGTGTATCTTTCGGACTATGTCCTGCTGCTGTCGCGGCACCCGGCGCGCGTGGTCGAGTTCGTGCCCTACGACGCGCCGCGGCCGCGAACCGACAGGACTATGTCGGAGGCGGGCTTCATCGCCACCAAGGCGCATTGCCTAAAACTGTTCCAGCGCGAGGTGCACCGCGGATGA
- a CDS encoding ABC transporter substrate-binding protein translates to MTRTAALIGLLAGLAALPGQSLAQDKVSVGVFPVSSSLPYFVALDLGFFKEQNIEPEMTKLMGGPSNVAAMMTNQIEVSVVLVMLEGLNANVKKPGVAMYIGLNSQTKVWKMEQFVVRNGFPANSIADLKGAKLMSAPGPANLNTAKAILAKNGLKEGDYTIDQLDMGQHVNAVTAGTFDGGYTLEPNASMMIKAGVARSLEAGVISKYILGSETADAFAAGCAMTSDFIQKRPEVAKRFAAAWAKAIAFINANPDEARKHLAKNTFTPDNVVDMVSMLGYVMAGDMSPKQLADFQAFADFGTSIGVVPEKVDVTEFLQKF, encoded by the coding sequence ATGACGAGGACCGCCGCGCTGATTGGCTTGCTTGCAGGCCTTGCAGCCCTGCCCGGACAATCCCTGGCGCAGGACAAGGTTTCCGTCGGCGTATTCCCGGTGAGTTCTTCCCTGCCCTACTTCGTGGCGCTGGACCTTGGATTCTTCAAGGAGCAGAACATCGAGCCTGAGATGACCAAACTCATGGGCGGACCCTCGAACGTCGCCGCCATGATGACTAACCAGATCGAAGTATCCGTGGTCCTCGTGATGCTCGAAGGACTTAACGCCAACGTCAAGAAGCCCGGCGTCGCGATGTATATCGGCCTCAACAGCCAGACCAAGGTCTGGAAGATGGAGCAGTTCGTGGTCCGTAACGGCTTCCCGGCAAATTCGATCGCCGATCTCAAGGGCGCCAAACTGATGTCGGCACCGGGGCCCGCCAATCTCAATACCGCCAAGGCCATCCTCGCCAAAAATGGCCTCAAGGAAGGCGACTACACCATCGATCAGCTCGACATGGGCCAGCACGTCAATGCGGTGACGGCGGGCACTTTCGATGGCGGCTATACGCTGGAGCCCAATGCGTCGATGATGATCAAGGCCGGTGTCGCGCGGTCGCTCGAGGCCGGCGTGATATCGAAATATATTCTGGGCAGCGAAACCGCTGACGCCTTTGCCGCGGGTTGCGCCATGACCTCTGACTTCATCCAGAAGCGGCCGGAGGTGGCGAAGCGTTTCGCGGCCGCCTGGGCAAAGGCCATCGCGTTCATCAATGCGAACCCCGACGAGGCCCGCAAACACCTCGCCAAAAACACCTTCACGCCGGACAACGTGGTCGACATGGTGTCGATGCTTGGCTACGTCATGGCGGGCGACATGAGCCCGAAGCAGCTTGCGGATTTTCAGGCGTTCGCCGATTTCGGCACGTCGATTGGCGTGGTGCCCGAAAAGGTCGACGTGACAGAATTCCTCCAGAAGTTTTGA
- a CDS encoding ABC transporter substrate-binding protein: MKHSLALAAGLTFGLALSSAQAADPVTIQLKWVSQAQFAGYFVAKDKGFYKEAGLDVTIKPGGPDVAPPQVIAGGGADVVVDWMPSALASREKGVPLVNISQTFKKSGLELTCRADTGIKKPVDLKDKTVGIWYGGNEYPFLSWMSKLGYKPDGSKGGVKVIKQGFNVDPILQKQADCVSTMTYNEYWQVIDGGYKPSQLVVFKYEDEGVATLEDGLWVLEKNLKDPAFVAKMAKFVKASMKGWDYAKTHPDEAVKIILAGDSTGAKTEKDQKRMMGEIAKLLGDGDGKLDVKDYERTVATLMAGGSDPVITKKPEGAYSFAVYDAMKK; encoded by the coding sequence ATGAAGCACAGTTTGGCATTGGCCGCAGGCCTCACGTTTGGTCTGGCGCTTTCGAGCGCACAGGCCGCCGATCCCGTCACCATCCAGCTGAAATGGGTTTCCCAAGCCCAGTTCGCCGGCTACTTCGTCGCCAAGGACAAGGGCTTCTACAAGGAAGCCGGACTTGACGTCACGATCAAGCCGGGCGGCCCGGATGTCGCCCCGCCGCAGGTGATCGCCGGCGGTGGCGCCGATGTCGTCGTCGACTGGATGCCGTCGGCGCTGGCGTCGCGCGAAAAGGGCGTGCCGCTGGTCAACATCTCCCAGACCTTCAAGAAGTCCGGACTCGAACTGACCTGCCGCGCCGACACCGGCATCAAGAAGCCCGTCGACCTCAAGGACAAGACCGTCGGCATCTGGTACGGCGGCAACGAATATCCGTTCCTGTCCTGGATGTCGAAGCTCGGCTACAAGCCCGACGGCTCGAAGGGCGGCGTCAAGGTGATCAAGCAGGGTTTTAACGTCGATCCGATCCTGCAGAAGCAGGCGGATTGCGTCTCCACCATGACCTATAACGAGTACTGGCAGGTGATCGATGGCGGCTACAAGCCGAGCCAGCTCGTGGTCTTCAAATATGAGGACGAAGGCGTCGCCACGCTCGAGGACGGCCTCTGGGTGCTGGAGAAGAACCTGAAGGATCCGGCTTTCGTCGCCAAGATGGCGAAGTTCGTCAAGGCGTCGATGAAGGGTTGGGACTACGCCAAGACCCATCCCGACGAGGCCGTGAAGATCATCCTTGCCGGCGATTCCACCGGCGCCAAGACCGAGAAGGATCAGAAGCGGATGATGGGTGAAATCGCCAAGCTGCTCGGCGACGGCGACGGCAAGCTCGACGTCAAGGACTATGAGCGCACGGTTGCGACCCTGATGGCGGGCGGCTCCGATCCCGTCATCACCAAGAAGCCGGAAGGCGCTTATTCCTTCGCGGTCTATGACGCGATGAAGAAGTAA
- a CDS encoding ABC transporter permease → MDPRKLRLGLLVSAGAILVAFLFPLAPLAKPLLSHPIWQAAAGAGVLFVLAAWMADDRAAAVGIGGVILLGTTSLVLLHDPEIAGSARIGFWLIVIAAWLAAATCVINLAAQRPIRTERRKLLNLLVPLLFGATVFYLWEVGVRGFGVPPVLLPSPSAAAVRFAASLPTLREDFVQTFIRGVLVGYAIGCGAGLLVAILAHRFAFLGRGLLPLGNFFSALPLVGIAPIMVMWFGFDWPSKAAVVALVTFFPMLVNALAGLSASGHIERDLMRSYAATYPQSLSRLYLPAALPFIFNALKINATLALIGAIVAEFFGTPTQGIGFRISTEAGRMAIDMVWAEIALAALAGMAFYGLVTLAERATTFWHPSYRT, encoded by the coding sequence ATGGACCCGCGCAAGCTCCGGCTCGGCCTTCTCGTGTCCGCGGGCGCCATTCTGGTGGCCTTTCTGTTTCCGCTGGCGCCGCTGGCAAAGCCGCTGCTGTCGCATCCGATATGGCAGGCCGCCGCCGGCGCCGGGGTGCTGTTCGTGCTGGCGGCCTGGATGGCCGACGACCGCGCCGCGGCGGTCGGCATCGGCGGGGTCATTCTCCTCGGCACGACCTCGCTGGTCCTGCTGCACGATCCTGAGATCGCGGGCTCGGCGCGAATCGGCTTCTGGCTGATCGTGATCGCGGCCTGGCTCGCGGCCGCCACTTGCGTAATCAACCTCGCAGCCCAGCGTCCGATCCGGACCGAGCGGCGGAAACTGCTCAATCTGCTGGTGCCGTTGCTGTTCGGGGCAACGGTTTTCTATCTCTGGGAGGTCGGCGTACGCGGCTTTGGCGTGCCGCCGGTGCTGTTGCCGTCGCCGAGTGCAGCAGCGGTCAGATTTGCGGCATCGCTGCCGACGCTGAGAGAGGATTTCGTCCAGACCTTCATTCGCGGCGTTCTGGTCGGTTACGCGATCGGCTGCGGCGCCGGGCTGTTGGTCGCCATCCTGGCGCACCGGTTCGCCTTTCTCGGCCGCGGGCTATTGCCGCTTGGCAATTTCTTCTCGGCGCTGCCGCTGGTTGGCATCGCCCCGATCATGGTGATGTGGTTCGGCTTCGACTGGCCGTCCAAGGCCGCCGTGGTGGCGCTGGTGACCTTCTTCCCGATGCTGGTGAATGCGCTGGCGGGACTGTCGGCGTCCGGACATATCGAGCGCGACCTGATGCGCTCCTATGCGGCGACCTACCCGCAGAGCCTGAGCAGACTGTATCTGCCGGCGGCGCTGCCATTCATTTTCAACGCGCTGAAGATCAACGCCACGTTGGCCCTGATTGGCGCGATCGTTGCAGAGTTCTTCGGAACACCGACGCAGGGCATCGGGTTTCGCATCTCCACCGAGGCGGGACGCATGGCCATCGACATGGTCTGGGCGGAAATCGCCCTCGCTGCCCTCGCCGGAATGGCTTTCTACGGACTTGTCACGCTGGCCGAACGCGCGACAACGTTTTGGCACCCGTCGTATCGGACCTAG
- a CDS encoding ABC transporter permease: MTSSSLALPVRTTATSVRHPLAERYAPLATTILALIAIWYVAALAMNWTLVRDGFEREETPYAVTDVLSGTMSAERPLLPAPHQVVAAFLDGVFGYPPMAPRSLVYHSLVTLSATLLGFVLGALFGILLALTIVHSRVLERSLLPWIICSQMVPVLALAPIFIVVLGALGLHGLLPKSIISAYLCFFPVAIGMVKGFTSPDPLQIELMRTWSATPRQMLWKLRWPAAIPYLFTSLKVAITISLVGAIVAELPTGAEAGIGARLLAGSYYGQTVQLWAALVASAVLSSGLIGLVGLVERGVARRMGAH; the protein is encoded by the coding sequence ATGACGAGTAGTTCGCTCGCATTGCCGGTGCGGACGACGGCAACGAGTGTCCGCCATCCGCTGGCCGAGCGCTATGCGCCGCTGGCGACGACGATCCTGGCGCTGATTGCGATCTGGTACGTCGCGGCGCTGGCCATGAACTGGACGCTGGTCCGCGACGGCTTTGAGCGCGAGGAGACGCCCTACGCGGTCACGGACGTTCTGTCCGGCACGATGAGCGCCGAGCGTCCGCTGTTGCCGGCGCCGCACCAGGTCGTGGCCGCGTTCCTCGACGGCGTCTTTGGCTATCCGCCGATGGCGCCGCGCAGCCTGGTCTATCATTCGCTGGTCACCCTGTCGGCGACGCTGCTGGGTTTCGTGCTTGGCGCGCTGTTCGGCATCCTGCTTGCGCTCACGATCGTGCACAGCCGGGTGCTGGAACGCAGCCTGTTGCCCTGGATCATCTGCTCGCAAATGGTGCCGGTGCTGGCGCTGGCGCCGATTTTCATCGTGGTGCTCGGCGCGCTTGGGCTGCACGGGCTGCTGCCGAAATCGATCATTTCGGCCTATCTCTGCTTTTTCCCGGTCGCGATCGGAATGGTGAAGGGATTTACGTCGCCCGATCCGCTGCAAATCGAACTGATGCGGACGTGGTCGGCGACGCCGCGCCAGATGCTGTGGAAACTGCGCTGGCCCGCGGCGATCCCCTACCTCTTCACCAGCCTCAAGGTCGCCATCACGATTTCGCTGGTCGGCGCCATCGTCGCCGAGCTGCCGACGGGTGCGGAAGCCGGCATCGGCGCGCGGCTCTTGGCCGGCTCCTATTACGGGCAGACCGTCCAGCTCTGGGCGGCGCTGGTCGCATCCGCGGTGCTCTCGTCCGGGCTGATTGGCCTCGTCGGTCTGGTCGAGCGCGGCGTTGCCCGGCGCATGGGAGCGCATTGA